TTTATCTTTTATTGCTCGGTATTATTTCCTATGTCCGGTTTTCGTTAACAACTACTATAATAGATCTAGTTTATATGAGTATCATTAATAAGTGTCAAAAATGTAATTATTTTAAGATTACCTGGGATAAAAATTTTCCTTATTCCTGTAAGGTGCTGGGATTTAAAACTAAGAAATGTCCTTATCAAGTAGTTTATGAATCAAGCGGAGTAGAATGTATGTTTTTTAAAGCTAAAAAGATTAAAGAAAACGAGGAATATCAAAATGACTTTTCGTCATCTTGAAACCTCAAATTATTTTCCACCAAAAACCTTCTTTAATCCTTCAACCTTAGTTTTTTCTCCATAGAGAGTAAACTCTAAAGACCTGATATTCTCTTTAACAAAACTAAAATTTATCTCTACAAAGTTACTTATTAAATCCTTGACTCTTTCTCCCCACTCAATGACCGTAATTCCCTCTCCATAAAGATATTCCTCAATTCCAACAGAAATTATCTCTTCCTCTTTCTCTAAACGGTATAAGTCAATATGATATAAGGGGGTTTTTTTTTGATACTCGTTGACGATGGTAAATGAAGGGCTACAAACACAATCGCTTACCTTTAAACCTTTAGCTACCCCTTGAACAAAAGTAGTCTTACCACTCCCTAATTCCCCTACTAAGATTAAAACATCTCTCTTCTTTAATATTTTACCTATCTTAAAGCCAAGATCCTTAGTCTCTTTTGGGCTTTTAGTGATTATCTTTAAAGGATGATCCATGTCCACTTCTTTCAATTCTCTTGATATATCCTATCTTTTCTTTATCCTTAAAAGTCTCATTAAGTCATCAAGCTCATAAGTATTTAAGATATCTTCTTTCGTTAGCCATCCTCTTCTGGCTACTCCTACACCTAATTTCATCATCCAAAGTTGATCTAAGTGGTGAGCATCTGTACCTAAAGAAAATTTTACCCCTAACTCTTTAGCCTTGCGACAATTTACCTCGTTTAAATCTAATCGATCATAGTAAGAATTTATCTCTAAAAAAGTTTGAGTTAAAACTGCTCTTTCTATAACCTCGGGCAGGTTAACCTCATAACCTTCTCGGCTAGAAATTAACCTTCCCGTAGGATGAGCAATAATATTAACCAAAGGATTTTCCATCGCCTTAATTATTCTCTTAGTTACCTCTTGTTTAAATCCAGTATGGATAGCAGCTACCACCAAATCTAATCTTTCTAAAATTTTATCTGGATAGTCAAGACAACCGTCAGACTTTATATCAACTTCACTTCCCGCTAAGATCTTAATTTCTGGTATCTTTAAATTAACTTCTCTTATTTCATCAATCTGTCGACAAAGCTCATCCTCGGTGAGCCCACCAGCATATCTTACCGACTGAGAATGATCACAAATAGCCAGATACTTATAACCAAACTCCCTAGCTTTTAAAGCTATCTCCTCTATGGTAAAACCACCATCACTCCAACAGGAGTGAAGATGGAGGTCGCCTAAAATATTTCTTTGGTCAACAATCTCCAAAGACTTATTTCCTAACGACCACTCTATTTCTCCTCTATCTTCTCGAAGCTCTGGAGGAATCCAAGGCAAACCTGTCCATTGATAAATTTCCTCTTCTGTTTCACCGGCTATTTTCTCTTCACCTTTAAATACCCCATATTCA
The sequence above is drawn from the bacterium genome and encodes:
- a CDS encoding uracil-DNA glycosylase — translated: MSIINKCQKCNYFKITWDKNFPYSCKVLGFKTKKCPYQVVYESSGVECMFFKAKKIKENEEYQNDFSSS
- the tsaE gene encoding tRNA (adenosine(37)-N6)-threonylcarbamoyltransferase complex ATPase subunit type 1 TsaE, whose amino-acid sequence is MKEVDMDHPLKIITKSPKETKDLGFKIGKILKKRDVLILVGELGSGKTTFVQGVAKGLKVSDCVCSPSFTIVNEYQKKTPLYHIDLYRLEKEEEIISVGIEEYLYGEGITVIEWGERVKDLISNFVEINFSFVKENIRSLEFTLYGEKTKVEGLKKVFGGK
- the polX gene encoding DNA polymerase/3'-5' exonuclease PolX; this translates as MKNYQIFQMFLRMADSLELQGENLFKVNAYRQAAQVIVSLTEDIEHIWKMGNLRKIPGVGEGIAKKIDEFLKTGKMSKYEEAISNVPETLVNLMKIRGLGSKSLNLINRELGVKDLDDLKRVITDGRLANLPGMGEQKVKNISKGVEWFLSTQDRVLLGIAYPLVEETIQMLKEQVSLENITPAGSLRRMKETVGDIDILVSGHDQKKIVEEFTHLPNVVQVLAGGETKGSVVVKQGVQIDLRVVKKGSFGSALQYFTGSKPHNIKLRLMAKEKGLKINEYGVFKGEEKIAGETEEEIYQWTGLPWIPPELREDRGEIEWSLGNKSLEIVDQRNILGDLHLHSCWSDGGFTIEEIALKAREFGYKYLAICDHSQSVRYAGGLTEDELCRQIDEIREVNLKIPEIKILAGSEVDIKSDGCLDYPDKILERLDLVVAAIHTGFKQEVTKRIIKAMENPLVNIIAHPTGRLISSREGYEVNLPEVIERAVLTQTFLEINSYYDRLDLNEVNCRKAKELGVKFSLGTDAHHLDQLWMMKLGVGVARRGWLTKEDILNTYELDDLMRLLRIKKR